A window of the Hordeum vulgare subsp. vulgare chromosome 5H, MorexV3_pseudomolecules_assembly, whole genome shotgun sequence genome harbors these coding sequences:
- the LOC123394934 gene encoding electron transfer flavoprotein subunit alpha, mitochondrial, with product MAMAAALMAGALRRGRAGVGGASEMALRRLVSTLIIAEHEGGLVKPSSLSALAAAEAIAKENKVSLLLGGSGPTLHKAAQHAASSHPLVNEVLVADSDVFAHPLAEPWAELLRSVQQKGGYSHVIASSTSFGKNLLPRAAALLDVSPVTDVTAISEPRVFVRPIYAGNALCTVRYTGESPCMMSIRSTSFSLATESMSETKVAPITQVDLSFLSEASSRKSSWVNLTSQDTERPDLANARVVVTGGRGLKSAENFKLLEQLAEKLGAAVGATRAAVDAGYVPNELQVGQTGKIVAPELYIAFGVSGAIQHLAGMRDSKYIVAVNKDADAPIFQVADYGIVGDLFQVLEELLEKIPDKK from the exons ATGGCGATGGCGGCAGCGTTGATGGCGGGGGCGCTCCGGCGGGGAAGAGCGGGCGTCGGCGGCGCGTCCGAGATGGCGCTGCGTAGGCTC GTGAGCACACTGATCATAGCGGAGCACGAAGGCGGGCTCGTGAAGCCATCTTCCCTAAGCGCGTTGGCGGCTGCCGAGGCCATCGCCAAAGAGAACAAGGTGTCTCTTCTTCTCGGTGGATCCGGACCGACGCTGCACAAGGCTGCCCAGCATGCCGCGTCTAGCCACCCATTGGTCAATGAG GTTCTTGTTGCGGATTCAGACGTGTTTGCGCATCCTTTAGCCGAGCCTTGGGCCGAGCTGCTCCGCTCCGTGCAGCAGAAAGGTGGATACTCTCATGTGATAGCCTCGTCGACGTCGTTCGGGAAGAATTTGCTTCCACGCGCCGCGGCTCTTCTAGATGTCTCCCCTGTCACGGACGTCACTGCCATATCTGAACCACGGGTCTTTGTGAG GCCAATTTATGCTGGAAATGCACTCTGCACTGTACGATATACCGGGGAGTCTCCTTGTATGATGAGTATTAGATCAACATCATTTTCTCTAGCTACCGAGTCTATGTCAGAAACTAAAGTTGCGCCCATAACCCAGGTTGACCTCTCTTTCCTCAGTGAAG CGAGCTCAAGGAAATCTTCATGGGTCAATCTTACATCCCAAGACACAGAACGGCCAGACCTGGCAAATGCACGTGTGGTAGTCACTGGAGGCAGAGGTTTGAAGAGCGCCGAGAATTTCAAATTGTTGGAGCAGCTGGCAGAAAAACTTGGCGCAGCAG TGGGTGCGACCAGAGCTGCCGTCGATGCAGGATATGTGCCGAATGAACTTCAA GTTGGGCAAACCGGGAAGATTGTTGCGCCTGAGCTCTACATTGCTTTCGGAGTTTCAGGGGCGATACAACACTTGGCGGGGATGAGAGATTCCAAGTACATCGTGGCGGTCAACAAAGACGCAGACGCCCCAATCTTTCAG GTCGCAGATTACGGGATCGTTGGCGATCTGTTCC